The stretch of DNA GGTGTTTCTGTCTAACTAGACTAACAGTGTTCACTGAGGGTTTATCTGTCTTCTGTTACAGAACAATACCAGCATTCCAGTAATAAAAGCACCAACGGTAATAACTACAATTAAGCAGCATGTAGtaatttctgtatatttattaTTCCTAATCAAGTTACCCCTAACAAAGAAAAGCCACTCCTGGAAAAAATCCATATCCAGGCCTTTacttcagaaagcttttttgtTAAAACAGCAAGGGGTAATGAAGTACAAGTCTGTTAATAACAGGACCCCATGTTAATAACATTGAGGGCAGCATACACCGTTTACCAAATAAAATCTCAAAACACAGCATGGAATTCAGTATCACTAacctgaagaaaatgaacttaGTTAATGTCCCAGTATACTACCAATCCAGGTATTTTTGACATTGTATTACTTTGTATTACACATATTAACCTGGTTTAGTTCACACTTCGCCTAAACCAGCTCTACTGGCTAATTAATCTTTCTCACTAATGAATTAGAACTGTATAATTAATCTTCCTCATTGGTGAATCAGAAATATTTACCCCAAAGGCTGCTCCTAGTGTGGAGTAACGGAAGGCACTTAACTGAGTTACTAGCACATACCCAGAACAACTCCTGTGACTTGGCATTTCCCAGGACGGCCTGGTTCTGGTTCTGTCAAGAGAAGATCCTCCACAGATGCCTCACGAACTGTCAACAGTGGTGTGTTAAGGATTTCTTTCTGTCGTGAAAGGAGTTACTGCAAAAATCTAGGAAGTTATGAGACATATGGGCAATCCCGAACCCTGCTGACTTCTGAAACATCTACTACTCGCTTCCATTCTTACCAGGTCATTTGGCAGACACTCAGTTATGGTACTGTCCTGATCTATCATGTAGAAGTTTTCATTCACATAAAGTTTTAGCTCAAATAAACTAATTGGCCATGAAGCCTGACCTCTATCTAGAACACTGGAGAATTTTTTAAACTATGCTGAGCTCCAACAACTTACACTGCATCTAAGTACCAAACAATACGGCATCTAGGTTTGCTCGGCaaataatgaaaagcaaaacatagCCCCTTCCTTCGTAAAGCTCAGCAGCGTATTCCGACACCCGGCAGTCCGCCCGCCGAGCCGCCCGGCGCGGCCCCCTCACCTGCATGTTCTCCTTGTACAGGCCGCGGTCGATCTGTGCGCGGAGGCCCCACACGGCCGGGCCCTTGCGGCGGTTCAGCACTTTGTAGTGAACGCCGGAGCGGTCACACACGCGGCCGCACAGCCCGTCCAGGGCGTCCACCTCCCGCATGAGGTGCCCCTTCCCGATGCCGCCGAAGGACGGGTTGCACGACATTTCCCCTGAGTAAGGGAGACAGGGACACCCTCAGCACAGCCGCCGCACAAAGTCTCCCGCGACCTCCCCGGCTCAGCGCCGCTCCCCACGCCGTAGAGACCCCGGGCACCCGCGGCGGTACCGATGGTGCCGATCCTGTGCGTGAGCAGCAGCGTGCGGGCCCCGCCGCGAgaggccgccgccgccgcctccgtGCCCGCATGGCCCCCGCCGATCACCACCACGTCCGTAgcgcggcgccgccgccgccccgaCCTCGCTGCCCGCCTGGCGGTGCCCAGGGCGAGGCgctgggggcagcagcagccggcGGCAGCCGCTGCGCAGGAACATGGCGGCAGGGCCGGCCCTCCCGGCAGCCCGAGCAGGGGGCGGGAGCGCCGCCGCGGCTCCTCCGCCCCGGAGCGAAAGGCAgggccgggcgggagcggcggggccgagcGCCTCCCCGCGGCCGCCCGTCTTCTCGCCCCGCGCGGCTGGAAAAGCCGGGCCGTGCCGGTGCTCACGTGCCCTCGCCCCGCGGGCGGGAGGGAGGAGCCGCCCGGGAGCGGGAAAACGCTCCACGCGGATTGGAGggaggctgcagcctggctgttgCTGCCGGAGCTTTCTCGTGCCCGGCTGAACTCGGCAGCGCCGGGCAGCGCCTCGCCTCCGCCCCGCTCGCTGGGTTTCGTTTCCTAGGGGAGGCGCGCTGCCTGGAAGAGGAACTCGGCTGAAGCCAGAGGCGGGAACCCCGTCTCTCGCGGGGGCGCGCTCGCCGTGTTGCGGGTGCGGAGACGGAACGGCGGCCATGGACAGCGCGGGCGGCAGGGGAGCGCGGGCCAGGCGGGAGACGCGTCCCGCAgctccgcggggccggggcgcggggaAGGGCGCAGCTCGCAGCCCCGCGCGGGGCCGCGTCGCGGGTGAATGCCCGAGCGGCGCCGCGACCCTCCGGGCCCCGCGGACGGACGGACCCCCCGCCCGGGGCGGCCGCCCGGCACGGCGAGCCCCCGCTGCCCGGGAGCTGCccgcgggcgcggcggcgggcggcgcaGAGGCGCTCCCCACCCCGCGGAGCAGAGCGCCGGCCGCCAGagcccccgcggccccgcggaGCGTCCCGACGGTGCCCGACGGGGCACTCGCGGCCCCGGCCTGCCGCCCCCGCCGGCGGTGGACGCCCTGCGACTCCGGGAGGTGCTGTCGCGGCTCAGCCTGACCCGCGGAGACGTGTCCGAGGCGGCGACTCTGGTGAACAGGGTGATCGCGCACCTGGTCCAGGCCATCCGCGGCAAGGACGGCTGCTTCAGTTCCATCGAGCGGCAGAGCGCCGGCAGCTACTACGAGCGCGTCAAGGTGGGTGTCGGGGCGCCGGCAGCGCTCTCCCGCCGGGCTGCGGCGGCAGCGGGCGGGCGGCTCGCGCGGGCGCGCCCTGCGCTGCTCCTGCCGCGCGAGAGCAGCTCTTAGCTGGCCCTTCCCGACGAGTTAAAACTAAGAACGACTCTGTAAAGTAACCACAATGCATTATAGAATGATCAGTAACCTGCTGAATGGTGTACTTATGTGCATTCAGTCAGAGACGCTACCTGAACAGGACTCGCGTTCAAGCCGCAGAAAGCCCTGTCCTTGCACAGCACACAGGTGAGCCTGGTCTAACAACAGGACCAGTCAGGAATAGCACTGCACCAGAAGCCGTGGGCcaggttttatttcctgttttttcttcaaaaagcagGACTTATGGATACaagctgaaagaaggaaaattaagattAGATgttagaatttttttactgtgagggtggtgagacactggtACAGGGTGCCTGGGGAGATTGTGGATGCTCCAaacctggcagtgttcaaggccaggttgcataaggccttgagcaacctgatctagtggaacgtatccctgcccagggcagggtggaTCAGGACTAGCTTTATCTCTAGGGTTTATTCCAACCTCTTCACCTTCTATGATTAACCAGTACCTTTTTTCCTAGTTCCAGCAGACTGAAACAAAGTTAAACATGGGgacactttatttttaactctctAAAACCAGCTTCAGACCtagcaatgcattttttttccttagttgATTCCTATCTGCAAAAGGACGACTGAATCCAACATTTATGCATTAATTATTCAGAACAGCTCAAGAATCTTAAAActatctttaaaaattaataagtTGGAGAGCTGGGAAGTAAGCTGCAAATTGCTATTTTCCACCCCAATGCACGGTAATCTTGCAATACCACAGAAATAAACTCATATTTCACATCAGACATGATCAGTACACCAAGGTAGATAAAAACCACAACTGGTATAAAAATCTCAGGTTTTATTCTCCTAAGTTGCAGGTTGACTGTTGTATTCTCATATTTGCAGATATCTGAACCAAATGAGTTTGACATTATGCTTGTAATGCCCGTTGAAAGGATTCAGCTGGACGAGTCTGATGATACTGGAGCTTATTATTATGTATCATTCAAAAGAACTCcaaaagaaaagggttttttgaAGTTTTTAGATGAAGATGGAAAATTATCAGCCTTTAAAATGCTTCAAACACTAAGAGAAATTATTAAACAGGAAGTAAAAAACATTAAAGGTTAGTATTGAGAGAGTAAGGTTCAAGCGGAAGTGCTAAAAATCCAGTTACATCGTGCATATGTGTTGCCCTATTGTTAAGAACATGTATTTTCCTGCCAGTCCTGTCTCTCTGTGCCAATGGAGCTGTCacccctgctgtccccagtaTCTCAAGTTTGCTCTTGTGTTAAGAATCACAAATACATCATAGCTGATCTTATTATGTTATTAACTCCACTATGCatattttctgtatgaaaataataaacattaaGAGTTCTATTGCATGTTTGGTATTTCCTACGTGACCTATACATCTTGCATCTTATCTGGAGTGTGCAAAGAGCCATTTGCTGAACTGGTAGCAAAACAAAGAGCTTTCTTTTATACAGTatctaatattttaatacagaaaacataTCCCCTTTTAGGgttatttttccccaaaatcttCAGAAACATTGTGGCCAAATCTGTTCACTGTGTGTTTTCAACAGGGAAGCAGTTCACTGAAAAACATTACTACATTTTGAATTCTTAGACAGTAAATCAAGCAAACACACTGTGTTCCCTATTTCAGAGAACTCCTCAACAGGCCTTCtcaatgttttatttaacaTCCATAGCCTGTAGGATAAAGAATGAGCGATTGAACCTAGGTATTGTTTCTGATTGCTCATGAGctctttaataaaaaatgtaacattCTTCAAAAAAAGGTTTCATCTATCTAATCTATCTATCTAACATGAAATATCACTTTCTTTGTTACTAGATGTGGAAGTCACTGTGGCAAGGAAAAAGGTTGGAAGCCCTGCAGTAACTCTTCAGATCAAGAATCCTCCATCAGAAATATCAGTGGACATCATCTTGACTTTGGAGGCTCAGCATAGCTGGCCCCTCAGCACACAGGGCGGCCTCAAAATTGAACAATGGCTGGGAACAAAAGTCAAGAGAGATATGAGATTTAGATCACTTTATTTAGTagccaagcaaaacaaaagagaaaaagttctAAGAGGTATCTCAAATATGGACAATAATAACTTATGAAGTATCTTCTCTACAACTTGATCATTTACAAGTGCTATAGAAAGGGTATCCAGATCATGTTCAGTATTCTGCCTTCAAGATACCTTATCCTGGATAGATCCAGCTCAGACAACTGAAATCCCTCTTTAAAGCATCAGATCTGTGGTACTGCTTGTCCTGTACTGAAATGTAAATACAAACCCACCCTACCAGGCTGTATACTGATCATTAGTAAGAGCATTATATTAAATCCACTCCATCCAGACACATGGCTATGGGCCTTCCCTTGTGCTAGCACTCTTACTTAATAGCAGCATGCACTCTTTTAAGGAAATTAGAAGTAAGTTGCTAAAAACGCAGGGAACACCCCTGTACATGTGACTACATCCACAAATCAGATACTTCTGCAGGAAGCAAACTGTTTCCTATCAAGATACATTATTTCTCATTGAACTCTGGTATGGCtacaacattttttcttccagaccACTGTCACATACATTAGTTTGCAGAAAACATTCTGATGTATCACTGCATTATGGTAACTGATTATTGCAGCAAAAAGATTTCAAGCAATCTGGTATTAAATTAGCATGCCCATATTATCAAAAACCCAGTACAGCAGTACTGGTTTATTTGGCAATCTCTTCCTGTGCAAATTAAATGCAAAGAGTAACTGAGCCAAACAGGCAAGGGAAACAGCTGACTCACGCAAGGAAGACAAAAGTGATTGCTTGGTGTTAAAAACAGGGCATTGAGCTACGTTAGCCATTATTTTTGGAAGCACGAGCAGAAGAAGTGTTTTAGAACAGTCACCTTACCTGAAACAAACTCACAAACCTATTATTTGCACAAAGAAAACCCAGAGAACACAGTAAGAGTACAGACATTCAAAGGTAGTAGATTTCTATGAATAATACAGTTCCCTAAATCATGTTCAGCAAATCCAGGGAAGTTCAGAATTAAGCTTGAAGTAAATTCAAACATCCTTAGGAATTTAAAGCATTCAAATAATTAACTATGTCTATATTAATTACATTCTAATTGTCTTTGTGAAGCAGCTGGGGAGTTCAGGAGGAACTAACTGCATTCACtgaattaagattttttttttagtgggtGCAAAAAAATTGCTGGTATTTAAGTCAATTACaaaattgggattttttcctaGCTACAGAAGCTGATGGTTAGTGCAGTGTAACCATTTAAGAGTCTTGTGCTTTACTTCAGGAAACACCTGGCGGCTCTCCTTCTCGCATATTGAAAAGGACATGATAAACAACCACGGCAACTCAAAGACATGTTGTGAATCCGATGGACCAAAGTGCTGTAGGTTGGTATTTCACAGGAATATTTTACTTTAGGCCTGTGTGAGCTGGGCTAGCACTGTCTAACACTGTTTCAGTTTAGCATTTAAGAATTTGATGTAAGAGTAATATAACACGAAGCAAGAATAAATCTTTTAGGCATAATTGTTCTACAGCAATGCAACACTGCGTGTGCTTGCTGAATGTCTGACTTGCATTTACCTAACAAAAGGTGGAAACAATCACCTTGCTGGTTTACACTCCAGACTTGCCTTAGAATGCAAAAAGATGTGACTTGTTAAATTATCTTTTCCAAATTCAGTCCTGTTTagaaaaagcagcttaaaaaaGTGATGACTCCACTTTCTGAGCAAAATTACACTTCATATCAAGGTAATTTCTAAAATGATGGTGAGAGAACTACTGAATGAGATCAAGATGaataaatgatttttcatttctgtaagaACTGTCTTCCACATTTCTTCAACacagaagaacaaaacccaCATGAGGTACAAAATCTCCTTAACAAGTAAACTAAGAAGTTGGTTTGCCAATTACATCTTGTACTGAATCAAGAAAGTCACCACAGAATTAATGCATAACTGTGTTTAAATACTTGAACCACATACTTAGAACTATGGAGAAGGTACCTAATccattcttattttctttaacaggaAAGGTTGTCTTAAGCTGCTGAAGTACCTTCTAGAGCaacttaaaatgaaacatcCAAAAGAATTGGAAAAATTCTGTTCATATCAtgtcaaaactgcttttttccaCTCCTGTGTCACGTGGCCAAATGACTCAGAGTGGCACTTGGGAGACCTGGATCATTGCTTTCAGCAATGTCTGAAATTTTTTGTGGGTTGTCTGCAAAAGTCTCAGCTGACTCACTTTTTTATTCCCCAATACAACTTGTTCAGCCTAGAAGATAAAGCAAGACATCATttcctttcaagaaaaataagccATGAATTGAACAATGGATTCCCAGTATTTCACGAGAATTATTAAGAACATTGTTCACAATAATATCATGTAAACttgcatatttaaaacaaaaaattctgcaCCATAAACGACTCTTCAATAGTGTGGTActacaaaaaccaaaccaaaataaaatcaggaacATGAAGACAAAAATGCATGCTTTGGCCACACTGCTTAGCCATAActcttaaaagaaatgttttaagtaatatttattttgcctaTCCAAATGTAGATATCACCATCAAAATGTCTTCAAGGTATACTAAGAACATATAGAAGAATTTGGAATAGTTCATTTCCCATgtgtaatttctgtatttccaaataCAAAGGCATCAATGACTGCATAACagaaaaaatgacaattttatttaaaactaagATGCAATAcagaatatccaaaatacactcctgctttcaaaaggaaaaaagtcactgGAGTTACTTCAACATTAACCAGAACAACTTCTCCAGATCACCTGTGTGGATGAAGATCTTTTGCAGAGGACAATCACAAGCAACAGTTAGCagagagagaatattttatCAGAGTAATATGAAGTTTCTGAAGTAACTTATCCTTTCTGAGTCTTCAGAATTGCTTTAGAAATCAGTCTTTTCACTGGGCTTTGAAGCAGTCGTTACCTAATACGCTGCAACAGAGTAGATGTTATTGTGCCAATGAGCATTTATTTGTATGATGAATCATGTAGAAAGAAATGCATCTTTCAACCTGTATCAAAGAGGAAGACTCTTGATATAAAAGGttatcaaaaccaaaatgcagcATGAATTGGACACTCTTGAAATTGAAATTCATATCCATTTTTCTCATGCTGAAGTAAtgtgtgtgaggaaaaaaaaaagtagttttaataTTTCCTATTACTAAAATTGTGCAGGTGAGAAGTACACAGCATTTGGGAACTGCTGTGCTGCAAATAAATAGATCTTTTGCTTTTACTTATAGAAGCCATGGGAAGTCCATATTTTTAGCCTACTTTTTGAAGGCAAAATAACCTATTGGCTTGAATAATGCCCAGATTTACCTCAATTATGAGCAAATTAAGAGGGAAGAATATTTAGAGAGTAATTTTACtaaattattctcatttttctgagttttgtttattagtttttatttaatcataTGACACATAAATAAGCACAAGTTCAGACCAAGCATTGAATGAAGGAATAACTCCTTCCCATATAAATTTCTAAGAGGAGAAAACATATCCCGTTATCACTGGGAGTCTGTGTGACAGAACCTGACATCCAAATGTAAAGTGTGAATCAACTTTAcctggaagaaataaaagctggcCTTTGAATGTATTCTTTTCTCCATGGCTTTGTTGACATTGCTGTAGTAAATTCTGGTTTTATCCCTTAAGCTAGAATATTACATCCACAAAAACAAGAGTACAAGCTGATTTTCTTCCCCAGTTAGCCACAAACACATACTTCTTGTCATACTCTCCTCCATTAGAAGAAAAGGCAGACCTCTCTCAAAAAATCTTGAGACACAAGTCTTAACAAAAATGACTTCCAatgttatgtttttaaataagaataaagaaaacttGCTTCAGCAAACGTAAGTAATGGCAAACCAAGCAGTTTTCATTATCCTGAGAAATACTTCTGCATGCCAGTGGCATATCCGGGCAAAGGTACAGTATTTTGAAACTACATTGACAAACATTGCTTTCAATGAATAATCCAGTTCTCtgaatataaaaggaaaagttaTCTTTTACATTCTTATATATCAATACTGCATTTAActaaaaaaactcaaaccaaccaacaaagccacaatatttgtttttaaccaGTAGAAAATGGCTTTAGAAGTTTCATACatcacacaagaaaaaaaaaaaaaaaccccaactaatttttatgtgaaaatagTGTCCCAAGTGCAAAACCAGATTTACTTCTATATAAAGTTAAtccagttttcttttctaagaCACTTTTTAGAAGTTTGTTTAAATAGGACAGGTATGGAAAGCAATCATGAAACTTAGACATTCAAGCTCACAGATAGTAACACTACTTATAATCACATTCTCTGTTTCAGTAACTTCAAGGGATTACACTTATTTTGAGGGCTTTCTCCAAGGTCTTTGTATAtccttttcaatttcttttctcatttgtgATTGTTTGTATCTTTCTGCCATGGCAACAAGCTTATCAGGAACTACCTAATAagaaagcaggcaaaaaaacATGGtgagttttaaataaatctaAACTTTTAGACTCTGCTTTATGTGAATGCTATTGATTTGTGTGTTCTCAAACTTGATTTCATTATTTATCTGGCTCCTGTCACTTTGCaaattcttttctgtagaaatgcagagagaaatcTTTTTACATAAGATTGTACTgaaatatactgaaaaataatcatcATAGTGTGTCTGGATTTTCAATAATATACCTATGTTTGTATCACCGTATCTGATGGCAACATATAAACAGCTAACTACAACATTATAGTTCAAACAGAAATGTATCTTTTAGTTATAATGAACAGCTGGTAAAACATCCAGTGCCACTTAAAGGTGATATCATACTATATACATacatttaaatgttaatttgtATTAAATTCCTTATGGAAATTTTAAGAGCCTCTGAAGAGAAACTTTGTGACTTAAAAGAAAGTGTTGTCACAGGAATGGTTCTCATGTGCTTAGAAAAAAGctaaaagacaagaaaagaaggGCAGGAGAAAATGGTCAGATCTCCCACCACTGGGAGGTCACAAGAGCACCTTACTAAGATCCACAGGGGTGTTTGGCATGTTTgtaattatttggaaaagaaggTGAATAGTATCAACACACTCTCACCTCAGAGTTCTTAACGACTGAGGCTAGATGTGAAGAATTACAGACAGACTTACTAGGCAGAGTGACAGTGATGAAAGAAAAACCCCAGATACCATTCTTTTGCTCATGGAACAAAGGCAGTATCTAACAAGACTTAAACCAGGTCGGGCATAATGCTTACAATAATGCAATGTTTACTGCAAAAAGCACTGCGGGCAACTGTACTGTCACGAGGTCTTGGATCACTGATCTGTCAAAGGCAGCCCACTTCAACAGT from Corvus cornix cornix isolate S_Up_H32 chromosome 3, ASM73873v5, whole genome shotgun sequence encodes:
- the CGAS gene encoding LOW QUALITY PROTEIN: cyclic GMP-AMP synthase (The sequence of the model RefSeq protein was modified relative to this genomic sequence to represent the inferred CDS: inserted 1 base in 1 codon), with the protein product MDSAGGRGARARRETRPAAPRGRGAGKGAARSPARGRVAGECPSGAATLRAPRTDGPPARGGRPARRAPAARELPAGAAAGGAEALPTPRSRAPAARAPAAPRSVPTVPDGALAAPAXPPPPAVDALRLREVLSRLSLTRGDVSEAATLVNRVIAHLVQAIRGKDGCFSSIERQSAGSYYERVKISEPNEFDIMLVMPVERIQLDESDDTGAYYYVSFKRTPKEKGFLKFLDEDGKLSAFKMLQTLREIIKQEVKNIKDVEVTVARKKVGSPAVTLQIKNPPSEISVDIILTLEAQHSWPLSTQGGLKIEQWLGTKVKRDMRFRSLYLVAKQNKREKVLRGNTWRLSFSHIEKDMINNHGNSKTCCESDGPKCCRKGCLKLLKYLLEQLKMKHPKELEKFCSYHVKTAFFHSCVTWPNDSEWHLGDLDHCFQQCLKFFVGCLQKSQLTHFFIPQYNLFSLEDKARHHFLSRKISHELNNGFPVFHENY